Genomic DNA from Bacteroides zhangwenhongii:
ACATCAATCGGACATATCGAAACAGAAAAAGCGATCAGGAAACAAGGACGGCGTTGCCTGTCGGCTATTTCCAATAGTTTCACCAACAAAGAACAAGCTATTTTCTCCGGAATACCTACCATGCTTCCGGAAGTATCCAGACAAACAATCATCGGCCCTTTATGAACAGCCGGTTTGGTTTCCAACGAACGGGCAGGCTGCATAATCTCGGACTTATAGCGGAACGTCTGGAGCTTTCGGGTGACATATTTATAAATAAACAAACTCTCCAAATCATCATCAGCACAATGCACCATCTCCGTAGGCAATAAAGCATTCAAGTCATTACCGACAGTAACTCCTTGAATATCATTTTTAGAGGAATGTTCCAACCGATACACATCCCCTTGTCCCACGTGCAGTCGTTCCCTTCCCTCATCATCGGCAGTACGCCCCATCAAGTTTGCTATTTTAATGATCTCCGGATATTCCTTCTGCATACGCACCACTTTACGGATCCGCTCAAAGTCAACCGTATTCCACATCCCGCTCATCAGTCCCCATGCCTGAAAGAATTCATCTTTTTCCACCTCATGCCGTCTAAGATATTCAGGAATATTCTTGAGATTGGCGTGCAACCTATTTTCCAGACTCTCTTTCCTCTGGTCTATCTCCTTCTTTTTCTGTTCCTGCAGATTACGTTTGAAAGCCTCCTCCCAATCTTCCACCATCCGTTCCCAAAGTTCATCATCGCCATACTTTTCCTCCTCATTCCCGAACTGGCTTTTATAAAAGGAACTACCAAAACCCATTGTCTCGTATTTGTCCGATACTTGCTGAAGCAAAGCCTGCCATCCGTCTTTCCGCCTGGCTATCGACCATTCCAACGTTTGCTTCATTCCATTCTGCTCCGATTGGCTTTTTTGCAGGTTATACTTTTCCTTTTCCAGATTCAAATGAATGAACAGGCTCATCATGTCATAAAAGATACGGGCACACACTTCATCAGTCAGCACTTGTATCTTTATCATCGGATCATTCATGATAGACAACAAATACGCATACAAAGGTTCATCATCTGTATCACTGCACTCACCGGTTGCCACATATTGATCCAGCACCCGGATATAAAAGGAAGCGTCATATTTAGGATTCATCGCCGTACCGCAATTTACGTACATCCACACGTGCCCAAGCTATCTCCTTACGCACCAGAGCCACATACTTCCCCACCTCTGTTTTATCCTCTTCGGATATAAACATATTTCCCTGCAATTCTCTAAACAGTTTTTCGACGGCAGCATTCACCGTTTCCAACTCCTGCTCATAATCACGGTCGGTAAGTGTTACATTCCCCAGCCAGAGTTGCTGTTGCTCTCCTCTTTGCAGCCGACGCATCGGGAAACGTACCCCGTTAATATACAGATTCCTGTCATCCCGATACAGCGTCACCCTTTCAGCTCCTTGCTCTCCCAGCTTGGCAGTACCCGAAAAGACACGTATAATCGTCTGCTTCGGATTCTGAGGATCGGCATACATCATCCCTGTTGCCGGTGCATTTTTCGGATTATATTCCTTCAGATTCCGATAATCCACAATGAAGATATAAGTATTTCCCGTACCATGATTTTCAACCTGGTAATAGAAATGATCGACAATCAACAGGTCATCATCCCTGCGGTCGCCTTGTTTTCGTGCCTTCTCCAACGCTTCACGCACACGACTCACTTTCAAATCCGATTTTAAGGCCCGGCTAATCGATGAAATTTCCTTAACATAAGAGGCAAACAAACTACGGATTACTATCTGGCGTATGTCCGTACGCTCATCCGGCTCACTCCACAAGCAATGATAAACAGGCAACAAATCCGGCAAAGTGACTTCCGTACGCCCATGTACAAAAGCCGAAGCCTTCAGAAGCCGTACTATATTCTTCCAACGGCGGTCGCTCACATAGACATTACGATGAACTTCCGAACCTTGTACTTCCACTTTTCCCAATCCCTGACGAATCTCCGTTATACACGCCAGAATTGTCATAGGTACTGTCACCCGGACTATTTCTTCCTGCCACAAGCGATATTCTTCATTCGTTATCTGCCATTTCCCGACTTCATCGTTTTCTTCCACTTCTTCATCCAGCAACATCTGATAAAATGTCTCTTCCCGCTTCACACAAGTACTGATGACGCGAATCAGAAAACGATCCCACAAAGCGTCGAGCCCTTCTCCCTGAGCAGGAAGCTCATTACTGGCGGCAACGAGCAGTTTCAACGGCAACTTGATTTCCGTATTTCCATTTCTAAAAAGTTTCTCATTAATAACCGTTAGCAGTGTATTCTGTATCGCCGGTCCCGCTTTCCATATCTCATCCAGAAATACAACATCCGCTGTCGGCAGATAACCGTCAACCACGCGTTCGTACGTATCCGATTCTTTCAGACGGCTAATGCTTACCGGACCAAAGATCTCATCAGGAGTACTGAACCGTGACATCAGATATTCAAACGCCCGGGCATTTACAAAAGCTTTCTTCAACCGCCGAGCCACCATAGATTTGGCTACTCCGGGAGGGCCCAACAGTAAGATACTCTCTCCCGCCAAAGCGGCAAGCAAAGACAACCCTACTTCCACTTCCTTCTCATATACACCCCGATTCATCTCTTCCAGCAAAAGACTGATACGTTCCTTTATTTCCATCCTTTTATCTTTCATTCCGATTCTATTTTCCAATCAAACTCCAAAAGTAGTACTTATTCGCCAAAGAAAAACAGATTGCAGATAAAATAAACTAATGCCCTTTCATTCAAAAATCCAATTCAATACCTAATGCACGTGCTATGCGAATGAAACTCGATAACTGTAATCGACTTCACCTTTTTCTACACGAGCAATATAACTTTATTCTTTACCGATTTTTTGCGCTAACTGTTTCTGAGTTAACTTAGGAGCCTTACGTCTATCCCGAAGTATATCTCCATAATACCATGCCAACATTTTTTCATTGAAAGCGTCACGGGTTGGTGTACCATGTTCCCCGTATTTTTCATCAAGTAACTGGTTGGTTGTCTTGAATTTTGCTAATTTTTTTTCATCTAACTGTATCATAACACTAAATCTTTTAAACACAGAAACACGCATTTCATACAAGTCCGTTCCATCTGTCAGTTGGCAAATGTCAATCAAGTGGCAGGAAAAGAATATCACTTTCTCTTAATCTT
This window encodes:
- a CDS encoding vWA domain-containing protein, producing the protein MNPKYDASFYIRVLDQYVATGECSDTDDEPLYAYLLSIMNDPMIKIQVLTDEVCARIFYDMMSLFIHLNLEKEKYNLQKSQSEQNGMKQTLEWSIARRKDGWQALLQQVSDKYETMGFGSSFYKSQFGNEEEKYGDDELWERMVEDWEEAFKRNLQEQKKKEIDQRKESLENRLHANLKNIPEYLRRHEVEKDEFFQAWGLMSGMWNTVDFERIRKVVRMQKEYPEIIKIANLMGRTADDEGRERLHVGQGDVYRLEHSSKNDIQGVTVGNDLNALLPTEMVHCADDDLESLFIYKYVTRKLQTFRYKSEIMQPARSLETKPAVHKGPMIVCLDTSGSMVGIPEKIACSLLVKLLEIADRQRRPCFLIAFSVSICPIDVRKERARLLDFFSTTSCGDTDATRMLKATFDLLQSKKEYMNADVLWITDFKIPLPSPKLTDRILEYRKADTHFYGLQLGIAENEWIPFFDRVYRVDYPVARCY
- a CDS encoding AAA family ATPase, whose product is MEIKERISLLLEEMNRGVYEKEVEVGLSLLAALAGESILLLGPPGVAKSMVARRLKKAFVNARAFEYLMSRFSTPDEIFGPVSISRLKESDTYERVVDGYLPTADVVFLDEIWKAGPAIQNTLLTVINEKLFRNGNTEIKLPLKLLVAASNELPAQGEGLDALWDRFLIRVISTCVKREETFYQMLLDEEVEENDEVGKWQITNEEYRLWQEEIVRVTVPMTILACITEIRQGLGKVEVQGSEVHRNVYVSDRRWKNIVRLLKASAFVHGRTEVTLPDLLPVYHCLWSEPDERTDIRQIVIRSLFASYVKEISSISRALKSDLKVSRVREALEKARKQGDRRDDDLLIVDHFYYQVENHGTGNTYIFIVDYRNLKEYNPKNAPATGMMYADPQNPKQTIIRVFSGTAKLGEQGAERVTLYRDDRNLYINGVRFPMRRLQRGEQQQLWLGNVTLTDRDYEQELETVNAAVEKLFRELQGNMFISEEDKTEVGKYVALVRKEIAWARVDVRKLRYGDES